A single window of Thiomicrorhabdus immobilis DNA harbors:
- the tilS gene encoding tRNA lysidine(34) synthetase TilS — MGDSFIFSNKNAPVQEAVQCFLSSINPDSQLYLAFSGGLDSSVLLHALAGQRQAKHGYVSLTAIYVNHGIQKDSLAWREHCREVCSSLQVEFISIDIELGSYSREGLESKARKLRYQAFESIIKKASKPDSYLLTGHHQRDQAETFLLNLFRGSGVNGLAAMPKVKMVQSGDVFKYQHIRPLLNIPYRCLQDYAEYYQLRHVVDESNAEIRFRRNYVRHKLLPEIESTWPIAQSTLASTAIHMQEASKLLDKLAGNSLKQLKFSSCFIELVDIEELEWVEQKNIIRFWLKRYWPGVVLNSAHYEWILDAFLNFTSSQNQNYGYQLSKGELRLYKTRLYYLANMPKPFEKECELASIGLEGVADVDSERQDVVEAYSELFVFKNSGLCSFSKVKLRSIKADDQVNRKQLKKFFQSNDIPVWEREFWPVIELADKTVFVLGCERCADGDAGGLKLESLQKDAVLDKTEQVGLSYWQRMKLMGIL; from the coding sequence ATGGGTGATTCCTTTATCTTTTCTAATAAAAACGCTCCTGTTCAGGAAGCGGTTCAATGCTTTTTATCCAGTATCAATCCTGATTCACAACTCTATTTAGCTTTTAGTGGCGGCTTGGATTCCAGTGTGTTACTGCATGCTTTAGCTGGTCAGAGGCAAGCCAAACATGGTTATGTTTCATTAACCGCCATTTATGTTAATCATGGTATTCAAAAAGATTCTTTGGCGTGGCGAGAACACTGCCGAGAGGTCTGTTCTTCATTGCAAGTGGAATTTATCTCTATCGATATCGAATTGGGTAGTTATAGTCGGGAAGGGTTAGAGTCTAAGGCGCGAAAGCTACGTTACCAAGCTTTTGAAAGTATCATTAAAAAAGCGAGTAAGCCGGATTCATATCTGCTTACCGGTCATCATCAAAGAGATCAGGCGGAAACGTTTTTACTTAACCTGTTTAGAGGCAGTGGGGTCAATGGTTTGGCGGCCATGCCCAAGGTAAAAATGGTGCAATCTGGAGATGTTTTTAAATATCAGCATATTCGGCCTTTATTGAATATACCCTATCGTTGCTTGCAAGATTATGCTGAATATTATCAGTTGAGGCATGTGGTTGATGAGAGTAATGCCGAAATACGTTTTAGGCGCAACTATGTTCGCCATAAACTATTACCGGAAATTGAATCGACTTGGCCTATAGCGCAGTCAACGCTTGCCAGTACCGCAATACATATGCAAGAGGCCTCAAAGTTGCTTGATAAATTGGCTGGTAACTCGTTAAAACAGCTTAAGTTCTCGAGCTGTTTTATTGAATTGGTCGATATTGAGGAGCTTGAATGGGTTGAACAAAAAAATATCATTCGTTTTTGGTTAAAGAGATACTGGCCGGGTGTTGTTTTAAATTCGGCGCACTATGAGTGGATTTTAGATGCCTTCCTCAATTTCACAAGCAGTCAGAATCAGAATTATGGTTATCAGCTCAGTAAAGGTGAGTTGAGGTTGTATAAAACTAGGTTGTACTATCTGGCTAACATGCCAAAACCATTTGAAAAAGAGTGTGAATTGGCCTCTATTGGGTTAGAGGGGGTTGCGGATGTTGATAGCGAAAGACAAGATGTGGTTGAAGCTTATAGCGAGTTATTTGTTTTCAAAAACAGTGGTTTATGTTCTTTTTCTAAAGTAAAGTTGCGCTCAATCAAAGCTGATGACCAGGTCAATAGGAAGCAATTGAAAAAGTTTTTTCAATCCAATGATATCCCCGTTTGGGAGCGTGAGTTTTGGCCTGTGATTGAGTTGGCTGATAAAACGGTTTTTGTGTTGGGTTGTGAACGATGTGCTGATGGTGATGCAGGTGGATTGAAACTTGAATCTTTGCAAAAGGATGCTGTGTTAGATAAAACAGAGCAAGTGGGGTTGAGCTATTGGCAGCGCATGAAATTGATGG
- a CDS encoding acetyl-CoA carboxylase carboxyltransferase subunit alpha, with protein MKLDFLDFEQPIAELEAKIDELRHLDGADMNLLQEISALEAKSKNLTESIFKKLSDVQIAKVSRHPQRPYALDYIKSIFTDFKELHGDRAFADDEAIVAGIARLNGQSVMVIAQEKGRDTKEKIRRNFGMPRPEGYRKALRLMKMAERFHIPVVTFIDTPGAYPGINAEERGQSEAIARNLIEMSELKTPIICTVIGEGGSGGALAIGVGDVTMMMQYSTYSVISPEGCASILWKNAANAPDAAEALGITATRLKSLGLVDEIIPEPLGGAHRDHEASAQSVKNALIAQLNALKAKPIEELVATRYQRYMGYGNFESA; from the coding sequence ATGAAACTTGATTTTTTAGATTTTGAACAGCCTATTGCCGAATTAGAAGCCAAGATTGATGAACTTCGCCATTTAGATGGCGCAGATATGAATTTATTACAGGAAATCTCAGCTTTAGAAGCAAAGAGTAAAAATTTAACTGAGTCAATTTTCAAAAAATTGAGTGATGTTCAAATCGCTAAGGTGTCACGTCATCCACAACGCCCTTATGCATTGGACTATATTAAATCGATTTTTACGGATTTCAAAGAGTTGCATGGTGATCGTGCTTTTGCCGATGATGAAGCGATTGTTGCAGGTATTGCTCGATTAAATGGTCAATCAGTTATGGTTATCGCTCAAGAAAAAGGCCGTGACACCAAAGAGAAGATTCGTCGTAACTTTGGTATGCCACGTCCTGAGGGGTATCGTAAAGCGTTACGTTTGATGAAAATGGCTGAGCGTTTCCATATTCCTGTTGTTACGTTTATCGATACCCCAGGTGCGTATCCAGGTATCAACGCAGAAGAACGTGGTCAAAGTGAAGCGATTGCGAGAAACTTAATCGAGATGTCTGAGTTGAAAACGCCTATTATTTGTACCGTGATTGGTGAAGGTGGTTCTGGTGGGGCTTTGGCGATTGGTGTCGGTGATGTGACCATGATGATGCAATACAGCACTTATTCTGTTATTTCTCCAGAAGGTTGTGCTTCCATTCTATGGAAAAATGCAGCGAATGCACCCGATGCGGCTGAAGCGTTAGGGATTACTGCAACACGTTTGAAATCATTAGGATTGGTTGATGAAATCATTCCAGAACCATTGGGTGGAGCTCATCGAGATCATGAAGCGTCTGCTCAGAGTGTGAAAAATGCGTTAATCGCTCAGTTGAACGCATTGAAGGCCAAACCTATCGAAGAGTTGGTAGCAACAAGATATCAACGATATATGGGTTATGGGAATTTTGAATCAGCTTAA
- a CDS encoding DUF481 domain-containing protein, with protein sequence MLPKTFTKTSTTTTLIALSLVSVNAFSATNTSKNGLSGTGELGFSDSTGNTVNTSLYGALKLNYTQKNYIIKSAIEADYKSENGTQTQERYIVNIQGNRYYSEDKSYYSFVGARFEKNKFADIELDSTFSLGLGKTLYKTEQTNLNGEVGLGYQNTDYVTKGADSDSQVVGIAKLDFSHQINQQVAFTQDLSVSAGEKQTKFESNTGFKIKVAEKMNLKASYKYRHNDSPAPGTKKTDTQTVLTLIYDF encoded by the coding sequence ATGCTTCCCAAAACGTTTACCAAAACCTCTACAACCACAACTTTAATCGCATTATCACTGGTATCAGTCAATGCTTTTTCTGCAACGAACACCTCAAAGAATGGATTGTCTGGAACAGGTGAACTGGGCTTTAGCGATAGTACTGGTAATACCGTAAACACCTCTTTATACGGTGCTTTAAAGTTAAATTACACCCAAAAGAACTATATAATCAAATCCGCAATTGAAGCCGATTACAAATCAGAAAACGGCACTCAAACTCAAGAACGCTATATTGTCAATATCCAAGGAAACCGTTATTACTCGGAAGACAAATCTTACTATAGCTTTGTTGGTGCACGATTTGAAAAGAACAAATTCGCTGATATTGAATTAGACAGCACTTTCTCTCTAGGTCTGGGTAAAACTCTTTATAAAACCGAACAGACCAATCTGAATGGTGAAGTCGGCTTAGGTTATCAAAACACCGACTATGTAACTAAAGGTGCTGATTCAGACTCACAAGTAGTCGGCATTGCTAAACTAGACTTCAGCCACCAAATCAACCAACAAGTTGCGTTCACGCAAGATTTATCGGTTAGCGCCGGGGAAAAACAAACTAAATTTGAGAGCAATACCGGCTTTAAAATAAAAGTGGCGGAAAAGATGAACTTAAAAGCGTCTTATAAATATCGTCACAATGATAGCCCGGCTCCAGGAACCAAGAAAACGGATACACAAACGGTCTTGACTTTAATCTACGATTTTTAA
- the ycaO gene encoding 30S ribosomal protein S12 methylthiotransferase accessory factor YcaO produces MSELTYIKGKDACLEDSIARMQSTLRKMDFEIDEASWLNPVNNVFSLHINDKRCPGLFTNGKGTSRKSTLASALGEYLERLSTNYFFSDYWLSVKKTDQAWLYYPDEKHFTEQTINECLTSELWSFYNSTDELGFNELLSFNDSEDTVKAIPLKNNETQEVVYFPMNLLSNLYASNGLSAGNTALEAQVQGLSEIFERWVKNKILRENLCLPEIPYEVVEAFPAIIEAVEALKAAGIEVSMRDASLGGHFPVINVTLFEQKTGTCFASFGSHPIFEVALERTLTESLQGRHLENLDGFQLPVFDAYAVAEDENIENHFIDSSGLIHANFISQNYDFEFVNWDFSGDTQTQWDKLCDLVVQQETQVFVANYNHCGFEACRIIVPGMSEIYPTEELIDSNQNIGRLLREALIDLPNSQDYSGLVNLIDDLGFSDHQGVASLIGLMPDPGTFWAELKIVELKFWALLADKDYDSAFEAIQDAIYFVNPNSKWLVKYNALKYCLEMMVEDCVDKDATKLLFGDALNDQAWLHIEGDLLFDGQDLGLDIFTNSQRHQALLDIYEQANQVKSAGFALS; encoded by the coding sequence ATGAGTGAATTAACCTATATAAAAGGCAAGGATGCCTGTTTAGAAGACTCCATAGCACGTATGCAATCTACCTTGAGAAAAATGGATTTTGAGATTGATGAGGCTTCTTGGTTAAACCCTGTAAATAACGTTTTTTCTTTACATATTAATGATAAGCGTTGCCCGGGACTATTTACCAATGGAAAGGGAACCAGTCGTAAATCGACTTTGGCAAGTGCTTTAGGTGAATATTTGGAGCGTTTATCTACCAACTATTTCTTTTCAGATTACTGGTTAAGCGTTAAGAAAACCGACCAGGCCTGGTTATATTATCCTGATGAAAAGCATTTTACCGAACAGACTATCAATGAATGTTTAACGTCTGAATTATGGTCGTTTTATAACAGCACCGATGAGCTTGGTTTCAATGAACTGCTCAGCTTTAATGATTCAGAAGATACCGTTAAAGCGATTCCATTAAAAAACAATGAGACTCAAGAGGTTGTTTATTTCCCGATGAATTTGCTTAGCAACCTCTATGCGAGTAATGGTCTTTCGGCTGGTAATACCGCTTTAGAAGCGCAGGTTCAAGGTTTGTCCGAGATTTTTGAACGCTGGGTTAAGAATAAGATTTTACGTGAGAACTTATGTTTGCCGGAAATCCCTTATGAAGTGGTTGAGGCGTTTCCAGCGATTATTGAAGCGGTTGAAGCGTTAAAAGCCGCCGGTATCGAGGTTTCAATGCGAGATGCTTCATTGGGTGGGCATTTCCCAGTCATCAATGTCACGCTATTTGAGCAGAAGACGGGAACGTGTTTTGCATCGTTCGGTTCACACCCTATTTTTGAAGTGGCTTTGGAGAGGACATTAACGGAATCTCTACAGGGTAGACATTTGGAGAATCTGGACGGTTTCCAATTACCCGTGTTTGATGCTTATGCGGTAGCGGAAGATGAGAATATTGAAAATCATTTCATCGATTCAAGCGGTTTGATTCATGCAAACTTCATCTCTCAAAATTATGATTTTGAATTTGTGAATTGGGATTTTTCAGGAGATACCCAAACTCAATGGGATAAGTTATGCGATTTGGTCGTACAGCAAGAGACGCAAGTTTTTGTGGCGAATTACAATCACTGTGGTTTTGAAGCCTGCAGGATTATTGTGCCAGGCATGTCTGAAATCTATCCAACAGAAGAGTTAATTGACAGTAACCAAAATATAGGGCGTTTATTAAGAGAAGCGCTTATCGATTTGCCAAACTCTCAAGACTATTCCGGTTTAGTCAATCTAATTGATGATTTAGGTTTTAGTGACCATCAAGGGGTCGCTTCCCTAATCGGCTTGATGCCTGATCCGGGAACGTTCTGGGCAGAACTTAAAATCGTCGAGTTAAAATTTTGGGCATTGTTGGCCGATAAAGATTACGACAGTGCTTTTGAAGCGATTCAGGATGCCATCTATTTTGTTAATCCAAATAGCAAATGGTTGGTTAAATATAACGCCTTAAAGTATTGTTTAGAGATGATGGTTGAAGACTGTGTTGATAAAGATGCAACCAAGCTCTTGTTTGGTGATGCGTTAAATGACCAGGCCTGGTTGCATATTGAGGGGGATCTATTGTTCGATGGCCAGGATTTAGGGTTGGATATTTTCACCAATAGTCAAAGGCATCAAGCATTGTTGGATATTTACGAACAGGCGAATCAAGTTAAGTCAGCAGGGTTTGCCTTGTCGTAA
- a CDS encoding universal stress protein, with the protein MNTEVDNLEMYKKILVAVDFSENSHKAVLKAKNMANRCGADIELIHVVEIPTYPILEDIAVMGMPGIWDEEIGRTLIEVSNKKLQSLAQQFDISDYRTIEGLPSSDIVKYAEQRQSDLIVMGTHGASGLKALIGSTANSVINHAKCDVLAVKL; encoded by the coding sequence ATGAATACCGAAGTCGATAATCTTGAAATGTATAAAAAGATCTTAGTGGCGGTAGATTTTTCTGAAAATAGCCACAAAGCGGTTCTCAAAGCAAAAAATATGGCAAACCGATGTGGTGCGGATATTGAATTGATTCATGTGGTGGAAATACCGACTTATCCGATTTTGGAAGACATCGCTGTAATGGGTATGCCAGGAATTTGGGATGAAGAGATAGGTAGGACTCTGATAGAGGTATCTAATAAAAAATTACAATCGTTGGCGCAACAATTTGATATCTCAGATTATCGAACCATAGAAGGGTTGCCGAGCAGTGATATTGTTAAGTATGCGGAACAAAGGCAAAGCGATCTCATTGTCATGGGAACTCACGGTGCCTCCGGGCTTAAGGCCCTTATTGGTTCTACAGCTAACTCGGTTATCAATCATGCTAAATGTGATGTTTTGGCAGTTAAACTTTAA
- the tsaB gene encoding tRNA (adenosine(37)-N6)-threonylcarbamoyltransferase complex dimerization subunit type 1 TsaB: MPQTTMPNVLAIETSTAACSVALIYKDKTYSRHEILPQKHAHRVLAMVDEVLLEAGIDSSAVDLLAYGEGPGAFTGIRIASGVIQGLALGWNKPVVAVSSLLAMAEEVFHSEKPNVDVEWAALLDARMNEVYLMVGEYCAETEKITAREPILISPDKVQEWLGVNGVIGVGDIETEYPQLKALFTEWHATLPNAVSIARLALRDRQAAMSLEKSIPNPLYLRNHIADTIEERKLKKQVK; the protein is encoded by the coding sequence ATGCCACAAACTACTATGCCGAATGTACTCGCTATTGAAACATCAACAGCCGCTTGTTCTGTCGCCCTGATATATAAGGATAAAACCTACTCACGTCATGAAATCCTGCCGCAAAAGCATGCGCATAGAGTATTAGCGATGGTTGATGAGGTGTTGCTTGAAGCTGGAATTGATTCAAGTGCGGTTGATTTACTTGCTTATGGAGAGGGGCCGGGGGCTTTTACCGGAATACGGATAGCTTCTGGAGTGATACAAGGGTTGGCTTTAGGTTGGAACAAGCCTGTGGTCGCTGTTTCTTCATTATTGGCGATGGCTGAAGAGGTGTTTCATAGTGAAAAACCCAATGTTGATGTTGAATGGGCGGCTTTACTTGATGCGCGTATGAATGAAGTTTACTTAATGGTTGGTGAGTATTGTGCTGAAACAGAGAAAATAACCGCAAGAGAACCAATATTAATTTCACCCGATAAAGTACAAGAATGGTTAGGGGTGAATGGTGTAATAGGGGTAGGGGATATCGAGACCGAGTATCCACAGCTTAAAGCATTGTTTACAGAGTGGCATGCTACACTCCCTAATGCCGTTTCGATTGCCAGGTTGGCGTTAAGAGATAGACAAGCCGCGATGTCTCTAGAAAAATCTATCCCTAATCCATTATATTTACGTAATCATATCGCAGACACTATTGAAGAACGTAAGTTGAAAAAGCAAGTTAAATAA
- a CDS encoding ATP-dependent DNA helicase, with protein sequence MKPSTDKNKTASNLTIDCVLGSEGTLSKLVEGYAPRQAQIDMANEVMALIEEDETLLAEAGTGTGKTFAYLVPALLSGKKVIVSTATKTLQEQLVQKDLPILFKACEIAGKARLLKGRDNYVCPQRLEVTETVEQHSKLDWKKLSQIRDWVDNKTLSGDKAELELVPESDPIWRKVCARMEFCQATECHQDSGCFYPIVKQKALESQVLVVNHHLFCADLSLREQGYGEILPDADIYIFDEAHQLPDIAAQFLGFSISRVQLEELVRDIKQAQKVEAPETKKISDLASMLEEQVKLINEALGKWEKRWTWNQLQDEKVFQVAIKRFIDVLTLVIGELKVVVERGKQLTAVHKRSQELLTQFNDWLTSQSENKIRWIESSQARFKFNLTPLSVAGPFSRQREEIGGAWLFTSATLSVRNNFDYFAKRLGLDNAKTSCWKSPFDYQKQGVVYHPIGLPEPRSSEYIKVLLRAAWPLLKASNGHAFMLFTSHKAMQEAKAILERHWDGQLLVQGDLPKLTLLQRFKDSDSAILLGTSSFWEGVDVKGDDLKLVIIDRIPFAPPDDPIVQAREAYLKEKGLNGFAHFQLPEAVIAMKQGSGRLIRDVSDSGVLMLCDPRLSTKGYGNTIRQSLPDFPWVYDASQAIERLK encoded by the coding sequence ATGAAGCCATCTACCGATAAGAACAAGACCGCATCGAATCTAACCATTGATTGTGTATTAGGTAGTGAAGGTACCTTATCAAAACTGGTGGAAGGTTACGCTCCTAGACAAGCACAGATCGATATGGCTAACGAAGTCATGGCTTTAATCGAAGAGGATGAAACTCTTCTGGCAGAGGCGGGAACCGGTACGGGTAAAACATTCGCCTATCTAGTTCCAGCCTTATTGTCAGGTAAAAAAGTCATTGTCTCCACGGCAACCAAGACTCTTCAAGAACAGCTGGTGCAAAAAGATTTGCCGATACTCTTCAAAGCCTGTGAAATTGCTGGCAAGGCACGCCTGCTCAAAGGGCGTGATAATTATGTCTGCCCCCAGCGTTTGGAAGTTACCGAAACGGTAGAGCAACATAGTAAACTGGATTGGAAAAAACTATCACAAATTCGGGATTGGGTTGACAACAAAACCCTTAGTGGTGATAAGGCGGAATTGGAATTGGTTCCAGAATCGGATCCTATTTGGCGTAAGGTTTGTGCTCGCATGGAGTTTTGCCAAGCAACGGAATGCCATCAAGATTCCGGATGTTTTTATCCTATCGTCAAGCAAAAAGCGCTCGAATCTCAAGTGTTGGTGGTTAATCATCACCTTTTCTGTGCTGATTTATCGTTACGCGAACAGGGTTATGGAGAGATCCTTCCCGATGCCGATATCTATATTTTCGATGAAGCCCATCAATTGCCCGATATTGCTGCGCAGTTTCTAGGCTTCTCTATCTCCCGTGTGCAGTTAGAAGAGCTGGTTAGGGATATTAAGCAAGCTCAAAAGGTCGAAGCGCCAGAAACCAAAAAGATTAGTGATTTGGCTAGCATGCTGGAAGAGCAGGTAAAGCTAATCAATGAGGCATTGGGCAAGTGGGAAAAACGTTGGACCTGGAATCAACTTCAGGATGAGAAGGTTTTTCAAGTCGCCATCAAGCGATTCATCGATGTGTTAACCCTGGTTATTGGTGAACTTAAAGTCGTGGTCGAGAGGGGAAAGCAACTGACTGCGGTTCATAAACGTAGTCAGGAGTTATTGACCCAGTTTAATGATTGGTTGACAAGTCAATCGGAAAACAAAATTCGCTGGATTGAATCTTCGCAAGCACGTTTTAAATTTAACCTGACACCGCTAAGTGTCGCAGGACCATTCAGTCGCCAAAGAGAAGAAATCGGCGGTGCATGGTTATTCACTTCGGCAACCTTGAGTGTAAGAAATAATTTTGATTATTTCGCTAAACGTCTTGGGCTGGATAATGCGAAAACATCTTGTTGGAAAAGCCCGTTTGACTACCAAAAACAAGGTGTGGTCTATCATCCCATCGGATTGCCTGAACCAAGAAGCAGTGAATACATTAAAGTCTTGCTGAGGGCGGCTTGGCCATTGCTGAAAGCGAGTAATGGACATGCTTTCATGCTCTTCACCAGCCATAAGGCAATGCAGGAGGCTAAGGCGATATTGGAACGTCATTGGGATGGACAGCTTCTGGTGCAAGGGGATTTACCCAAACTCACCTTGTTACAGCGATTTAAAGACTCTGATAGTGCCATCCTGCTCGGAACCAGTAGTTTTTGGGAAGGGGTCGATGTTAAAGGGGATGATTTAAAACTCGTTATCATTGACCGTATTCCTTTTGCACCGCCGGATGATCCCATTGTGCAAGCCAGGGAAGCTTACCTGAAAGAGAAGGGACTAAATGGTTTTGCGCATTTTCAATTGCCCGAAGCGGTCATTGCCATGAAGCAGGGGTCTGGACGTTTGATTCGTGATGTCAGTGATAGCGGTGTTTTAATGTTGTGTGACCCTCGTTTATCAACTAAAGGTTACGGCAATACCATTAGACAGAGCTTGCCGGATTTCCCTTGGGTGTATGACGCCAGTCAAGCAATCGAAAGATTGAAGTAA
- the ykgO gene encoding type B 50S ribosomal protein L36, whose amino-acid sequence MKILSSLKSAKTRHKDCQVVKRRGKVYVICKTNPKFKARQR is encoded by the coding sequence ATGAAAATTTTATCTTCTTTAAAATCAGCTAAAACACGTCATAAAGACTGTCAAGTTGTTAAACGTCGTGGAAAAGTTTACGTAATTTGTAAAACTAACCCTAAATTCAAAGCGCGTCAGCGTTAA
- a CDS encoding chemotaxis protein CheV — MSTTLEQVEKTAQLSKNNQMSLMIFQVQFPKENYQPPYYGMNVFKVREVLEARAYDVSEMPDANPLIEGMIELRGVYLPVINLPKWMGFEMTEEEREKSIIIVSDFSHNFVGLRVSHIHGVEEKNWSDIHPAGNYNVNVNTNQIVNHTYLQNSDTLCFILDIEKLLIEAMPTMAEKIFASAKDVSKVEHDFRQEIYDKTILFAEDSKSIQKYMGMVFDQLGLKYICFDNGRLLLDYIDKKESLNDISMVFTDLEMPVASGHTVIRELRENPRSKPMPVIVHTSMTSENNSREVIAMGANYFIGKVDTDLIVETIMKVETDFIDWLSQ, encoded by the coding sequence ATGTCGACAACTTTAGAGCAGGTTGAAAAGACCGCCCAATTAAGTAAAAACAATCAGATGAGTCTGATGATTTTTCAGGTTCAATTTCCTAAAGAAAATTATCAACCACCATACTATGGAATGAATGTTTTCAAGGTGCGAGAAGTTCTTGAGGCTAGAGCTTATGACGTATCAGAGATGCCTGATGCAAACCCATTGATTGAGGGTATGATCGAGTTACGTGGTGTTTACTTGCCAGTCATTAACCTACCTAAATGGATGGGGTTTGAGATGACCGAAGAGGAGCGAGAAAAGTCTATTATCATCGTTTCCGATTTCAGTCATAACTTTGTAGGTTTACGTGTTTCGCATATCCACGGTGTTGAAGAGAAAAACTGGTCTGATATTCATCCGGCGGGTAATTACAATGTCAACGTCAATACTAATCAAATCGTTAACCATACCTATCTACAAAACAGTGATACCTTGTGTTTTATTTTGGATATAGAGAAATTGTTGATTGAAGCCATGCCTACCATGGCAGAAAAAATCTTCGCTTCTGCTAAGGATGTCAGTAAAGTCGAGCATGACTTTAGGCAAGAAATCTACGATAAAACCATTCTATTTGCGGAAGATAGCAAGTCAATTCAAAAGTATATGGGCATGGTGTTCGATCAATTAGGTTTGAAATACATCTGTTTTGATAATGGAAGACTCTTGTTGGACTACATCGATAAAAAAGAGTCATTAAACGATATTTCTATGGTGTTTACCGATTTAGAGATGCCTGTCGCGTCCGGACATACGGTTATTCGTGAATTAAGGGAAAACCCTAGAAGCAAACCTATGCCAGTGATTGTGCATACTTCGATGACAAGTGAAAACAACAGTAGAGAAGTGATTGCCATGGGGGCCAATTACTTTATCGGGAAGGTGGATACCGATTTGATTGTGGAAACGATTATGAAAGTAGAAACGGACTTTATTGACTGGTTGAGTCAATGA
- the rnhB gene encoding ribonuclease HII, giving the protein MQQNLFENSTNHDFQSLSGTTVGVDEVGRGPLIGDVVACAVILPIGCELPLRDSKKLSEKKRDALAELIKQEAVGYSIAVATPEEIDELNILHATMLAMQRAVSGLVEQGLAISQVYVDGNRCPKIAHSCQSVVKGDDKVMEISAASILAKVYRDRQMLELHEKYPKYGFDQHKGYPTAKHLTALKQFGMIPGYRKSFKPVKELC; this is encoded by the coding sequence ATGCAACAAAACCTGTTTGAGAATTCGACAAACCACGATTTCCAAAGTTTAAGTGGTACGACGGTTGGGGTTGATGAAGTAGGGCGCGGCCCTTTGATTGGTGATGTTGTCGCCTGTGCCGTCATCTTGCCGATTGGTTGCGAACTACCATTAAGAGATTCCAAAAAACTCAGTGAAAAAAAACGCGATGCTTTGGCTGAATTAATTAAACAGGAAGCTGTCGGTTATTCCATTGCGGTAGCAACTCCAGAAGAAATTGATGAGTTGAATATACTGCATGCAACCATGTTGGCTATGCAACGAGCGGTGTCTGGGCTTGTTGAACAAGGTTTGGCCATTTCGCAAGTTTATGTTGATGGCAATCGTTGCCCAAAGATTGCTCATTCCTGCCAGTCGGTTGTCAAAGGGGATGACAAGGTCATGGAAATCAGTGCTGCTTCTATTTTAGCCAAGGTCTATCGAGATAGGCAGATGTTGGAATTACATGAAAAATATCCAAAATACGGTTTTGATCAACATAAAGGTTATCCTACAGCCAAACATTTAACGGCTTTAAAACAATTTGGCATGATTCCTGGTTATAGAAAGTCATTCAAACCAGTTAAAGAACTGTGTTAA